GGCTTGTTCTGGTTTGTCTGCTCGCCGTAATCCTCCGGTATCTTTACCGTCACAAGGGCACCTACCACACTAATGAGGCCAAAGGAACCGAGTTTGCAGAAAATGCGGACGCCCGCCCTTAAAGCCGACCCCACATTAAAGGAGGCTGTGGACGAGAGCAAGAAGGAGTACTTCATCTGAGTGGAACCCTCGGCCTGTACACCCGGtgcttttcttgtgtttatgtatataaaagGACATGGTGGGAAATAACCACAGGGGGCCGGGGGATGAAAACAGGTCTGGCCTGGCATGTGTATTGATGCTAAATAACGTTTCACGCTAAATGCTAATTTCACCTTCCTCCAAAACGAGGCAGTCGGGTATTTCCAGTTCTTTTAGTTAAAGCAACAGGATCAGTTTTTAAATGGTAATTCCTTTCAGTTGTTCCACTGCTAAAGAAAACAGACGTAAAAAAGCCCTTAAACCGTTGACATCTCtctgtttaaaatgtaaagaGCAGTCAAATAGTAACGGCAGGAAGGAACTGCTGTATATATCTTCAAAGTCATggttgtaattaaaaaaagaaattaagcgAGAGTACTTGGATTGTGGCACAACGGCCACTGAGCCTGACGTATTTATACCCGCGGCAGTCTTGTATAAGAGCTCCACACATGAGCGAGCAGATCCTGAAGAAAACGCTTTCTTTACGTTGCCCTTAATGtgtaagacatttttttttttttttaactacttacGTATAATCGTATATACtaacaaaatgtgtattttttaacatttaatgtgTTAAATAGTGTATACTTTTAAATAGTCTTAATTGATGTGTAAAGGCAAACCAGTCAGGCCATATGAACGTCACATTAATCATGGAGATCATTTGTAAAGTTACCAAAGATGCAAAGTAAATAAATGGACTTCTGATTCTTAAATATGAAAAGTGCAGGTGGCGATTGGATGgattaaaaaatcaaattgcatACCCCTGCTGCTTCCTTGGATGTGACAGTCTTAAAGCACCAAAAttcaaacatatattttatacagtgtttcAGGGAGGGTTTTTTAAACCtattattttcataaatgtataaatatgtacactatatacagtatacgcagcttgtgtgtttttaataaacctaacTGTGTTTGTGGCCAATAAAATGATGCGTTTTGTGTCCCTCTACACTATGCTAAAACCCAAAATAAATTAGCAATGGGGGCTCTTCACTTAACAATCAtgtgaaaaatcagaaaaataaagcaaatgtgtTGAAATGAACAATGTCATTCTGTTTTGTGGAAAGAGTGGAGTTGGGTCTTCTGCATTTTGAGTAACCTAGAAGAGTGACGAGTATAACTGTGTGGCAGTGTGTGGACGTCCTCATGTCTCTGAGGTCTTCGTCTAATGTCTCCATGCCAGGCAGCTTTACCCACGGACTGCTGCCCGATTATGAATTGGTTGGTATATCTGGGCGGCTTGACGGGGCAGTGGTAGTTCAGCCTGATACTGTCAACATTGGGAGGAAGTCACTTACAGTATGTGACTTGTGACAAATACTTGCAGAACCTATTCATCCAGTCTTAACATAATAGAGTGAGGATAAAGGAAATGAAACGACACTCACAGaacaaaagttagaaaatgtacgcatggcataacattcaggcgTGTGCGTCACATTGCACGCCGTTCACAGCGATTTTATGTtgtaatcttagcaagtcagaggtACTTGTGGGACACCTCTGTGACTGGCAGTCGTGTAGTCTGACCTCCCCTGCGACCCGGTTTGCTTTAGTTTGCTGTAGAGGCGTGCTAGTGTGTGTGGTGTGAGAGTGGAGTGCCCACGTGGAACTACAGTGCACACAGTATTCACACAAGGGATAAAGAAGCGCGGGTGTTATGCACTGCACaaacttgtgttttttgtaccacaatagaatggaaaaatgaaaaataaaagggcTGAACTCGCCCTGCCAGGAAAGCCTTCATACAGCACCCGCACAGTCGGGCAGCACGTTATCGGCGGTCCATGCAAAGGCCGAGCTcgcgatactttggaaatgttgaAACTGTGCTGTATTTGTGGTAATTTGTCATCCCCTGCAATTTGTAGTCGTGTAATCAGAGTCCAGAATATCAGATTTGACGTTCCCTCCAACcggaagtcatgtaatgtgccgCCAGCTTTAGTTCATTGATTTTAAAGGCGGAGCATTTCTTAGTTTTCTGGTTACTGTATGAAAAGTTGTCATATTtgtattcattaaatattttttgtaacgaAAGTCATATTCAAGAACAACAGCGATAATAGACTTGCTTGCTTAGTAGTAAATTCTGGCTTTTCTAACGgcactttacaatgtcatgtagttaaaggcagtgtggtgtggtggttaagatttctgaggttgtgggtttcaACTCTCCACGGCTGacactctgtgaccctgagcaagtcacttgacctgcctgtgctccgatTGAAAAGAAAAACgaaatgtaaccaatcgtatCATAAATGTcataagtcgccttggataaaggagtcagccaaataTGTCAATGGAAATCCCATGTAGCTTGTGGGGGCTCAGCAGCTTCAGAGTGATGTAAGAATGGCCTCGATCGATCAACGTCCTCCCTCCCGTCAGTTTGTGGGAGGTCTGTGGCTAACTAATTGTAGTTCACGACGAACCCAATGGAGAGTTAAAATGTGCGAAGATCACGGGTGACATCGTTGGCTGTTTCAGACCAGGATGGACAGCATGTGTGAAGCTTTGCAGATAAACTATAGCGTCACAGAACGACTGAAGTGGTTAtgatatgaataaataataataactctttacatttatacagcgcttttttcactactcaaagggcTGATAAagtgcagataatgcagctgtgaggtttgAGCAGATTTGTTCAAACTTATGTCCTACAAAGTGATGCTTAAATATTCCCTTTCATTTCtagattgtttttacttttttacagtgAATTTAtctcaagcagcaggagaagtgagtgGTCTTCTAGCGACCTGCATGCGTCTCCACAGGCATTGACCCACTTGTATTACGGGTCCATTTTCCTCGTCCCAGAATGGATTTTAGATGGAggaaaatatccaaaaaaaaataaagttgaactGACCTGCCTTGGGGGTAAATTTGAAACAATAAGCCACGGAATTACATCCTGGAGGGCCGCGGCAGCCCCATGTGAAAGGGTTCCAGATTGTGGGCCTCTTTCATTTTAACGCAGGAATCGATTGAACGACATTTTAGCTAAAAGAATGTTTTCCACGTTTTTAGCATTTGACTGGATGACTTTACATGGATTATGAGTAACAGATTTTGTTCATGCACATTTTGATATCGTTTGCTGTTTGGCCACCATTCACTTCCATTAAAGGAAAAGATTTTTTTAGCTTCTTTTTGCATCAaaacatgagaattttttttttctcggccatcactacaaagtaaATAGGGTatagtaatgtttaaaaaaatatatacagtagatataattTTTGGCTAGAGTCCACCCAAAAATGGTGGCTAATGCTGGAaagagcaaacaatatcaaaacatccatcaAAAATCTCTGGTTACTCATAATCCACATAAGCCGTCCAGACAATGAAGCAGTCTGACGAGACTGCGGGGGACCGGCTTGTTTTAGTGTCCAAGTGGAGCTCATCTGGCTGCCTCCCCCCGTTTCATTTTTATACCCCCATAAACACAAACACCCCACCCCTCCTG
This region of Erpetoichthys calabaricus chromosome 8, fErpCal1.3, whole genome shotgun sequence genomic DNA includes:
- the LOC127528911 gene encoding LOW QUALITY PROTEIN: glycophorin-C-like (The sequence of the model RefSeq protein was modified relative to this genomic sequence to represent the inferred CDS: inserted 1 base in 1 codon; deleted 1 base in 1 codon), yielding METWDNKPNAAVIGGVIAAVXLVLVCLLAVILRYLYRHKGTYHTNEAKGTEFAENADAALKADPTLKEAVDESKKEYFI